From Streptomyces sp. SCSIO 75703:
CCTCGACGGCACTCGCGCAGCGGCGTTGCTCCTCGCTCACCTTGGTGGGGTGCTGGAGCAGCAGCACGCTCAGCCCGAGGTCGCGTGCCTTTCGCACGGTGTCGTCGGTACCGCCGACGAGCACCAGGGTGCGCTCGGGGTTCATCTCGGTCCCTCTCTGCCGCCTGCGTCCGCGGAAACTGTGTCCCGCGCGAGGGCGGCGGGGCCATGGGCGCGAGGGTTCGGGTCGTGGCAGTGCGGGGACCGGGGGTATCCGTTAGCGGCACAAAAGGCGCGGGCCGCCGTCCCCGGCGCCCGCCGCGGTCAGGGCGCGGCCCCGGGGACGGCGGCCCGGACCTTGCCGCCCTTCGGCACGTCGGCCGTGACGAGCGCCATCGCCCCGATCAGCGCGTCGTCCCCCACGGTGATCGGTCCGAGCAGCGTCGCCCCGGCCCCGACCGTCACCCCGTTGCCGAGGCGTGGATGCCGGCGCCGGCCGTCCGCGAGCCCCTGCTCCCTGTCGTGCCACCATCCGCGCGACCCCAGTGTCACCTGGTGGAAGAGCGACACGTCGTCACCGATGACCGCCGTCTCGCCGATCACGACGCCGGCGCCGTGGTCGACGAAGAAGCGCCGCCCGATCCGGGCCCCGGGGTGGATCTCGATGCCGCCCGTGAGGCCCTTCGCCAGTACGGAGACCAGGCGGGCGGTGGCGAAGTGGCCGCGCCCGTACAGCCGGCGGGCCACCCGGTGGCCGAGCAGGGCGGTCACGGTCGGGTGCAGCAGGGCCTCGCGCCGGGAACGGGTGGAGGGGTCGCGGGCCACGACCACGTCGAGGACCTGGCGGGCGCGTCGCAGCAGTCCCTCGCGGGAGGCGTCAGCGCTCACCGGAGGGCTCCGTCCCCGGCCACCAGCTCAGGTAGCGCTCGCCGCTGTCGGGGAACACGGTCGCCACGACCGCGTCCGTCAGGTCGTGCCGGCGGGCGAGTTCGAGGCAGCCGTACGCCGCCGCGCCCGAGGAGATCCCGACGAGGAGCCCGGTGCGGGCGGCGAGGGCGCGGGTGGTGGCGGCGGCGTCCTCGTCGCCGACGACGATCACCTCGTCGACGAGGTCCACGTCGGTGACGGGGCTGATGAAGCCGCCGTTGAGGCCGGGGATGCGGTGCGGACCCGGCTCGCCGCCGGACAGGAGCGGGGAGCCCGCGGGTTCCACGGCGACGACGGTCAGGTCCGGGTTCCGC
This genomic window contains:
- the epsC gene encoding serine O-acetyltransferase EpsC, with the protein product MSADASREGLLRRARQVLDVVVARDPSTRSRREALLHPTVTALLGHRVARRLYGRGHFATARLVSVLAKGLTGGIEIHPGARIGRRFFVDHGAGVVIGETAVIGDDVSLFHQVTLGSRGWWHDREQGLADGRRRHPRLGNGVTVGAGATLLGPITVGDDALIGAMALVTADVPKGGKVRAAVPGAAP